One window of the Ziziphus jujuba chloroplast, complete genome genome contains the following:
- the ndhJ gene encoding NADH-plastoquinone oxidoreductase subunit J: MQGHLSAWLVKHGLVHRSLGFDYQGIETLQIKPEDWHSIAVILYVYGYNYLRSQCAYDVAPGGLLASVYHLTRIEYGIDQPEEVCIKVFAPRRNPRIPSVFWVWKSADFQERESYDMLGISYNNHPRLKRILMPESWIGWPLRKDYIAPNFYELQDAH, encoded by the coding sequence ATGCAGGGTCATTTGTCTGCTTGGTTAGTCAAACATGGGCTAGTTCATAGATCTTTGGGCTTCGATTACCAAGGAATAGAGACTTTACAAATAAAGCCCGAGGATTGGCATTCCATTGCTGTCATTTTATATGTATATGGTTACAATTATCTACGCTCCCAATGTGCCTATGATGTAGCACCAGGTGGACTGTTAGCCAGTGTGTATCATCTTACGCGAATAGAGTATGGTATAGATCAACCGGAAGAAGTATGCATAAAAGTATTTGCCCCAAGGAGGAATCCTAGAATTCCGTCTGTTTTCTGGGTTTGGAAAAGTGCGGATTTTCAAGAAAGGGAATCTTATGATATGTTGGGAATCTCTTATAATAATCATCCACGTCTAAAACGTATCTTAATGCCGGAAAGTTGGATAGGATGGCCTTTACGTAAGGATTATATTGCCCCTAATTTTTATGAACTACAAGATGCTCATTGA
- the atpE gene encoding ATP synthase CF1 epsilon subunit: MTLNLCVLTPNRIVWDSEVKEIILSTNSGQIGVLPNHAPIATAVDIGILRIRLNDQWLTMALMGGFARIGNNEITVLVNDAEKGSDIDPQEAQQTLEIAEANLRKAEGKRQTIEANLALRRARTRVEAINVIS; this comes from the coding sequence ATGACCTTAAATCTTTGTGTACTGACCCCGAATCGAATTGTTTGGGATTCGGAAGTGAAAGAAATAATTTTATCTACTAATAGTGGACAAATCGGCGTATTACCAAACCACGCGCCTATTGCCACAGCTGTAGATATCGGTATTTTGAGAATACGCCTTAACGACCAATGGTTAACGATGGCTCTGATGGGTGGTTTTGCTAGAATAGGCAATAATGAGATCACTGTTTTAGTAAATGATGCGGAGAAGGGTAGTGACATTGATCCACAAGAAGCTCAACAAACTCTTGAAATAGCGGAAGCTAACTTGAGGAAAGCTGAAGGCAAGAGACAAACAATTGAAGCAAATCTCGCTCTCAGACGAGCTAGGACACGAGTAGAGGCTATCAATGTGATATCGTAA
- the ndhK gene encoding NADH-plastoquinone oxidoreductase subunit K — MNSIIEFPFLDRTIQNSVISTTSSDLSNWSRLSSLWPLLYGTSCCFIEFASLIGSRFDFDRYGLVPRSSPRQADLILTAGTVTMKMAPSLVRLYEQMPEPKYVIAMGACTITGGMFSTDSYSTVRGVDKLIPVDVYLPGCPPKPEAVIDAITKLRKKISREIYEDRIRSQQANRCFTTSHKFRVGRSTHTGNYNQGLLYQPPSTSEIPPKTFFKYKSSISSHELVN; from the coding sequence ATGAATTCCATTATTGAGTTTCCCTTCCTTGATCGAACAATCCAAAATTCAGTTATTTCAACTACATCAAGTGATCTTTCAAATTGGTCAAGACTCTCCAGTTTATGGCCGCTTCTCTATGGTACCAGTTGTTGCTTTATTGAATTTGCTTCATTAATAGGATCGCGATTCGACTTTGATCGTTATGGACTGGTGCCAAGATCTAGTCCTAGACAGGCAGACCTAATTTTAACAGCGGGTACAGTAACAATGAAAATGGCCCCTTCCTTAGTGAGATTATATGAACAAATGCCTGAACCGAAATATGTTATTGCTATGGGAGCATGTACAATAACAGGGGGGATGTTCAGTACCGATTCTTATAGTACTGTTCGGGGGGTCGATAAGCTAATTCCCGTAGATGTCTATTTGCCCGGCTGTCCACCTAAACCAGAGGCCGTTATAGATGCTATAACAAAACTTCGGAAGAAAATATCTCGAGAAATCTATGAAGATCGAATTAGATCTCAACAGGCGAATCGATGTTTTACTACCAGCCACAAGTTTCGTGTTGGACGCAGTACTCATACGGGAAATTATAATCAAGGATTACTCTATCAACCACCATCTACTTCAGAGATCCCCCCTAAAACATTTTTCAAATACAAAAGTTCAATATCTTCCCACGAATTAGTGAATTAG
- the atpB gene encoding ATP synthase CF1 beta subunit, with protein MRINPTTSGPGVPALEKNNLGRIAQIIGPVLDVAFPPGKMPNIYNALVVKGQDTGGQKINVTCEVQQLLGNNRVRAVAMSATDGLTRGMEVIDTGAPLSVPVGGATLGRIFNVLGEPVDNLGPVDTRTTSPIHRSAPAFIQLDTKLSIFETGIKVVDLLAPYRRGGKIGLFGGAGVGKTVLIMELINNIAKAHGGVSVFGGVGERTREGNDLYIEMKESGVINEKNISESKVALVYGQMNEPPGARMRVGLTALTMAEYFRDVNEQDVLLFIDNIFRFVQAGSEVSALLGRMPSAVGYQPTLSTEMGSLQERITSTKEGSITSIQAVYVPADDLTDPAPATTFAHLDATTVLSRGLAAKGIYPAVDPLDSTSTMLQPRIVGEEHYETAQRVKQTLQRYKELQDIIAILGLDELSEEDRLTVARARKIERFLSQPFFVAEVFTGSPGKYVGLAETIRGFKLILSGELDGLPEQAFYLVGNIDEATAKATNLETESKLKK; from the coding sequence GGGTTCCCGCGCTTGAAAAAAACAACCTGGGGCGTATTGCTCAAATCATTGGTCCGGTATTGGATGTAGCTTTTCCACCGGGCAAGATGCCTAATATTTACAACGCTCTGGTAGTTAAGGGCCAAGATACTGGTGGTCAAAAAATTAATGTGACTTGTGAAGTACAGCAATTATTAGGAAATAATCGAGTTAGAGCGGTAGCTATGAGTGCTACAGATGGTCTAACGAGAGGAATGGAAGTGATTGACACAGGAGCTCCTCTAAGTGTTCCAGTCGGTGGAGCGACGCTAGGACGAATTTTCAACGTGCTTGGAGAGCCCGTTGATAATTTAGGTCCGGTAGATACTCGCACAACATCTCCTATTCATAGATCTGCGCCTGCCTTTATACAGTTAGATACAAAATTATCGATTTTTGAAACAGGAATTAAAGTAGTAGATCTTTTAGCCCCTTATCGCCGTGGAGGAAAAATAGGACTATTCGGGGGAGCGGGAGTGGGCAAAACAGTACTCATTATGGAATTGATCAACAACATTGCCAAAGCTCATGGGGGCGTATCCGTATTTGGCGGAGTAGGTGAACGTACTCGTGAAGGCAATGATCTTTACATAGAAATGAAAGAATCTGGAGTAATTAATGAAAAAAATATTTCAGAATCAAAAGTAGCTCTAGTCTACGGTCAGATGAACGAACCGCCGGGAGCGCGTATGAGAGTTGGTTTAACTGCCCTAACTATGGCGGAATATTTCCGAGATGTTAATGAACAAGACGTACTTCTATTTATTGACAATATCTTTCGTTTTGTCCAAGCGGGATCCGAAGTATCGGCCTTGTTGGGTAGAATGCCCTCCGCTGTGGGATATCAACCCACTCTTAGTACCGAAATGGGTTCTTTACAAGAAAGAATTACTTCTACCAAAGAGGGGTCCATAACTTCTATTCAAGCAGTTTATGTACCCGCGGACGATTTGACCGATCCCGCTCCGGCCACAACATTTGCACATTTAGATGCTACTACCGTACTATCAAGAGGATTGGCTGCCAAAGGTATCTATCCAGCAGTAGATCCTTTAGATTCAACGTCAACTATGCTCCAACCTCGGATCGTTGGTGAAGAACATTACGAAACTGCGCAAAGAGTTAAACAAACTTTACAACGTTACAAAGAACTTCAGGACATTATAGCTATCCTTGGGTTGGACGAATTATCCGAAGAAGATCGCTTAACCGTAGCAAGAGCACGAAAAATTGAGCGTTTCCTATCACAACCCTTTTTCGTAGCAGAAGTATTTACTGGTTCACCAGGGAAATATGTTGGTCTAGCAGAAACAATTAGAGGATTTAAATTGATCCTTTCTGGCGAATTAGATGGTCTCCCTGAACAGGCTTTTTATTTGGTAGGTAACATCGATGAAGCTACTGCGAAGGCTACGAACTTAGAAACGGAGAGCAAATTGAAGAAATGA
- the ndhC gene encoding NADH-plastoquinone oxidoreductase subunit 3 yields MFLLYEYDIFWAFLIISSVIPILAFLISGVLAPISKGPEKLSSYESGIEPMGDAWLQFRICYYMFALVFVVFDVETVFLYPWAMSFDVLGGSVFIEALIFVLILIVGSIYAWRKGALEWS; encoded by the coding sequence ATGTTTCTGCTTTACGAATATGATATTTTCTGGGCATTTCTAATAATATCCAGTGTTATTCCTATTTTGGCATTTCTAATTTCCGGAGTTTTAGCCCCGATTAGCAAAGGACCCGAAAAACTTTCGAGTTATGAATCGGGAATAGAACCAATGGGGGATGCTTGGTTACAATTTCGAATCTGTTATTATATGTTTGCTCTCGTTTTTGTTGTTTTTGATGTTGAAACGGTTTTTCTTTATCCATGGGCAATGAGTTTTGATGTATTGGGGGGATCCGTATTTATAGAAGCTTTAATTTTCGTGCTTATCCTAATTGTTGGTTCAATTTATGCATGGCGAAAAGGAGCTTTGGAATGGTCTTAG
- the rps4 gene encoding ribosomal protein S4 — translation MSRYRGPRFKKIRRLGALPGLTSQKPRAGSDLRNQSRPGKKSQYRIRLEEKQKLRFHYGLTEQQLLKYVRIAGKAKGSTGQVLLQLLEMRLDNILFRLGMASTIPQARQLVNHRHILVNGRIVDIPSYRCKPRDIITVRDEQKSRALVQNYLDSASPEELPKHLTLHPFQYKGLINQIIDSKWVGLKINELLVVEYYSRQT, via the coding sequence ATGTCGCGTTACAGAGGACCTCGTTTCAAAAAAATACGTCGTCTGGGGGCTTTACCGGGACTAACTAGTCAAAAACCTCGAGCCGGAAGCGATCTTAGAAACCAATCGCGCCCCGGTAAAAAATCCCAATATCGTATTCGTTTAGAAGAAAAACAAAAATTGCGCTTTCATTATGGTCTTACAGAACAACAATTACTTAAATACGTTCGTATCGCCGGAAAAGCCAAAGGGTCAACGGGTCAGGTTTTACTACAATTACTTGAAATGCGTTTGGATAACATACTTTTTCGATTGGGTATGGCTTCGACTATTCCCCAAGCCCGCCAATTGGTTAACCATAGACATATTTTAGTTAATGGTCGTATAGTAGATATACCAAGTTATCGCTGCAAACCCCGAGATATTATTACAGTAAGGGATGAACAAAAATCTAGGGCTCTGGTTCAAAATTATCTTGATTCAGCCTCCCCTGAGGAATTGCCAAAACATTTAACGCTTCACCCATTTCAATATAAAGGATTAATCAATCAAATAATAGATAGTAAATGGGTCGGTTTGAAAATAAATGAATTGCTAGTTGTAGAATATTATTCTCGTCAGACTTAA